The following DNA comes from Noviherbaspirillum sp. L7-7A.
AATCTCTATGAAGCCTTCCTGCAGCTGAAAGCCAGGCTGACCGAGGAAGGCCTGTTCGATCCGGCACGCAAGCGCTCGATACCGCTGTTTGCGCGCACGGTCGGCATCGTCACCAGCCTGCAGGCGGCGGCCCTGCGCGACGTGCTGACCACGCTGCGGCGGCGTGCGCCGCATGTAGCCGTGGTGCTGTATCCGGCGCCGGTGCAGGGCGAAGGCTCGGCCCAGAAGATCGCCCAGGCGATCGCCACGGCGTCCCTGCGCGCCGAATGCGATGTGCTGCTCGTCTGCCGTGGCGGCGGCAGCATGGAAGACCTGTGGTCGTTCAACCACGAGGTGGTAGCGAGGGCGATTGCCGGTTGCACGATGCCGGTCATTTCCGGCGTCGGCCATGAAACCGATTTCACGATCGCCGATTTCGCAGCCGACCTGCGGGCGCCGACGCCTACCGCAGCGGCCGAGATGGCGGCCGCGCCCCGGGCGGACTGGCTGGCGTCGCTGGAAGGCACGGCGCAGGAAATGCGGCGTGTAATGCGGCGCCGGTTGTCAGACGCTTCCCAGAGCCTGGACTGGCTATCGCACCGGCTGGTCAGTCCGGCAACCTATGCCGCACATCAGCGCCTGAAGCTCAATGCCATGCAGTTGCGGCTGGCCCATGCGACCCGCACGCCGCTGAACATGGCGCGCTTCGCGGTGCGGCAGCTTGAAACCCGGCTCCAGGGGCAGTTGCCCGACCTGGCCGCCGCGCGGCGCCGGATGCAGGATCAGGGCCGCAGGCTGCATGCCCGCGTCAGTGTCGAGCAGCGCCAGCGGCGGCAGGCCCTGCAGGCGCTGGCATCGCAGCTGGAATTGCTGAATCCGCAGCGCACGCTGGAACGTGGCTATGCCATCGTGACCGATGGCGGTGGCGCGGTGATCCGGTCGCCGGCCGGGCTGAATCCGCATGAAAGGCTGACGATGACGCTGGCCGAGGGTAGCGCCGACGTGACGCTGTCGAGCGTGCAGCCGTCGCTCGAATGAGTTGCATTTCCACAGGCAGTGCGGCCAACGGCCATCCGCCTTACAATGCTGTTTTGGCAAATTTACGTTCAACCCAAAAACCATAAGGACATACCATGGAACACACTCTGCCACCCCTGCCCTACCCGATGGACGCCCTGCAGCCGCACATGTCCAAGGAAACCCTGGAATACCACTATGGCAAGCACCACCAGGCCTACGTGACCAACCTGAACAACCTGATCAAGGGCACCGAGTACGAAAACATGCAGCTGGAAGACATCATCCGCAAGTCCTCGGGCGGCGTCTTCAACAATTCCGCGCAGGTCTGGAACCACACCTTCTTCTGGAACTGCCTGTCGCCACAGGGCGGCAACGCACCGACCGGCAAGGTCGCCGATGCGATCAACGCCAAGTGGGGCTCGTTCGACAAGTTCAAGGAAGAGTTCACCAAGTCGGCCGTCGGCAACTTCGGTTCCGGCTGGACCTGGCTGGTGGCCAAGGCTGACGGCTCGGTCGATATCGCCAACACCTCCAATGCCGGCACGCCGCTGACCACCGGCGACAAGCCGGTGCTGACCTGCGACGTCTGGGAGCATGCCTACTACATCGACTACCGCAATGCCCGTCCCAAGTTCCTGGAAAACTTCTGGAACCTGGTGAACTGGGAATTCGCGAACAAGAATCTGGCGTAAGCCGCGGATTACTGTTCGTCAGCGCGGCTTCCAGCCGCGCGAATGCGAAAAGCCCTTGCTGATCCAGCGGGGCTTTTTGTTTGGCTGTCCGCTTTTCGTAGGGTGTGATGCCCGAAGGGCATCACACGTGGTCGCTAATGCCGGCAGGAATATCGGACATTGCCCTTGAGCGACGGTTTCGTGGAATGCCCCTTCGGGGTATTCCACCCTACGACGTGTAACCCGGCTTCGGCTCCTCCATAAAAAATGCCGTCCAGCTTGCACTGGACGGCACGGACAAGGAGCGCAGCTTTCCTTACTTCGGAATCGATCCTTCCACGCCCTTGACGTAGAAATTCATGCCCTTGAGCATGCCGACGTCGGCTTCCTTGCCGGCCGGGACCATTTCCTTGCCGGACTGGTCGACCAGCGGGCCAGCGAAGACAATAGCCTTGCCTTCAGCCAGTTGCGCCTTCTTGGCTTCCATCGCGGCCTTGGCTTCTTCCGATACCGACGAATTCACATTCACCAGGTTGATCGACTTTTCCTTCACGCCCCACCAGGTTTCGCCATTCTTCCAGTTGCCGTCCAGCGCGGACTGGACCGCCTGCTTGTAGTAGGGCGCCCAGTCGATGATGGCCGAGCCCAGGTGGGCTTTCGGGCCGTAGGAAGACATGTCCGAATCCCAGCCGAAGGCGTTGACGCCCTTCTCTTCGGCAGCCTGCAGGGTTGCCGGCGAGTCAGTGTTCTGGATCAG
Coding sequences within:
- a CDS encoding Fe-Mn family superoxide dismutase; translation: MEHTLPPLPYPMDALQPHMSKETLEYHYGKHHQAYVTNLNNLIKGTEYENMQLEDIIRKSSGGVFNNSAQVWNHTFFWNCLSPQGGNAPTGKVADAINAKWGSFDKFKEEFTKSAVGNFGSGWTWLVAKADGSVDIANTSNAGTPLTTGDKPVLTCDVWEHAYYIDYRNARPKFLENFWNLVNWEFANKNLA
- the xseA gene encoding exodeoxyribonuclease VII large subunit — translated: MSELQSAQPMSASPPVLTVSALNQAVGRMLERNFPLSWISGEISNFTRAASGHWYFTLKDSAAQVRAVMFRGRAQYADFMPREGDRVEVRALVTLYAPRGDYQLNVEAIRRAGIGNLYEAFLQLKARLTEEGLFDPARKRSIPLFARTVGIVTSLQAAALRDVLTTLRRRAPHVAVVLYPAPVQGEGSAQKIAQAIATASLRAECDVLLVCRGGGSMEDLWSFNHEVVARAIAGCTMPVISGVGHETDFTIADFAADLRAPTPTAAAEMAAAPRADWLASLEGTAQEMRRVMRRRLSDASQSLDWLSHRLVSPATYAAHQRLKLNAMQLRLAHATRTPLNMARFAVRQLETRLQGQLPDLAAARRRMQDQGRRLHARVSVEQRQRRQALQALASQLELLNPQRTLERGYAIVTDGGGAVIRSPAGLNPHERLTMTLAEGSADVTLSSVQPSLE